The genomic interval GCCGTCCTTGGTGGTCAGGGTTGCCCGGGACTTCGCGCCAATAAAGGAGTACCGCGACCACGTGCCGCCCACCGCCGCGGACTCCATCAGGAACGTGCCGGGCTGGCCCTGGGCCAGCTTCCGGTAGAGGCCGATAGGGGTCTCCGCGTCCGCCAGCACTTTGAGCGTGACGGGGATGACCCGGCTGCTGCCGGCGAGTTCGCGGAACTCCTCGAGGCCCGGGCTGATGATTCCAAGGTCCTGCATGGCTATGCTTCGCCGCCTGTTCTTGTGTGTCGCCTCGTGAATGTCGCCGGGTGTGGAACGGCGCCAGTCTTATGCTGCCAAAAGTGTGTGCCTGCGGGCAGAACATCCGCCCCGGGGCCGTGGGTCAGACTGCCTCGCCGGTCTGGACATCCAGGTCCCTGCCCTCGAAGCAGGTCCGGGTGCCGGTGTGGCACGCGGCGCCGACTTGGTCCACGCGGATCAGGAGGGCATCGCCGTCGCAGTCCAGGGCAACCGATTTGACCCACTGGACGTGGCCGGAGGTGTCCCCCTTGCGCCAGTATTCCTGGCGGGAGCGGGAGTAGAAGGTGACCCGGCCGCTGGTCATGGTGCGGTGCAGGGCTTCATCGTCCATCCAGCCCAGCATCAGCACTTCTTGGGTGTCGAACTGCTGGACCACCGCGGCAACCAGCCCGGCGCCGTCACGCTTCAGCGCGGCGGCGACTTCGGGCGCAAGCGGGCTTGTGGCGGCGGCCGGGACAATTACGGGGGCGGAGGCGGGCTGCTCAGACATCAGACCAAGTCTAGTGCCTCATCAGCGGCCCCCGAATATGCACCAACGGGCATACAAACAGTGTGTGAACAAGGGCACCTATCGGCTGGCGGTTCTGCTGCCCAACTTCGCTGCTCTCGTGCTAGTTTCACAAGTGATGCATTTCGTCGAACCGTCCCGAGAAGTCCTGGCCGAAACCCTGCTGGCGGCCGGCCCTGATGCCCCCACCCTCTGCAGAGGCTGGCGCACCAGGGACCTTGCCGCGCACCTTTACCTTCGCGAACGCAAGGCCGCCGTAGGGCTTGGCCTCATCATCAAGCGGCTGTCCAAGGCTTCGGACAAGGCCACCGCCAAGCTCGCGGCGAAGCTGAAAACCGCTGACGACTACACCGGCCTCGTGAACACCTTCCGTGGTGGCCCGCCGGCGCTGTCTCCCATGAACATCAAGGCCTTGGACGAGAGCTCCAACCTGATCGAATATTTCGTCCACACCGAGGACATCCGCCGGGCCGTGGACCGCTGGGCGCCGCGGGCCCTCGACGAGGCCTACTCGGACGCCCTCTGGGACGAACTGATCAAACGGGCAGCCATCCTTTACCGTGGC from Pseudarthrobacter sp. SSS035 carries:
- a CDS encoding TIGR03085 family metal-binding protein: MHFVEPSREVLAETLLAAGPDAPTLCRGWRTRDLAAHLYLRERKAAVGLGLIIKRLSKASDKATAKLAAKLKTADDYTGLVNTFRGGPPALSPMNIKALDESSNLIEYFVHTEDIRRAVDRWAPRALDEAYSDALWDELIKRAAILYRGVDLGIVLVRPSGPRHVAKRAPVSVAIVGEPGELLMHAHGRTRHALVTFEGQPDAVALLQSAEVGL
- the hisI gene encoding phosphoribosyl-AMP cyclohydrolase; protein product: MSEQPASAPVIVPAAATSPLAPEVAAALKRDGAGLVAAVVQQFDTQEVLMLGWMDDEALHRTMTSGRVTFYSRSRQEYWRKGDTSGHVQWVKSVALDCDGDALLIRVDQVGAACHTGTRTCFEGRDLDVQTGEAV